The Cervus elaphus chromosome 22, mCerEla1.1, whole genome shotgun sequence genome has a window encoding:
- the LOC122680097 gene encoding apolipoprotein L3-like gives MSSKDPRDHSESQNFFEDVIEYFQESVTLEQLQFLLTEDKPWENFVTEADLSREEADVLREFLIKLQTNLAREDPDRLQKYQQEKERFLKEFPQVKQELKRSIRKLRELADKVDKVHRDCTISNVVASSTGVASGALGILGLILAPFTAGLSLGLSAAGIGLGAAAAVTGVSSMVVEKVNTSSAETEASHINTAEMIAYGWNLYQVKDFGRYIHATRVARGNPQFVAAARHYLTTGRASVRSAQVRGHVGGTARAVSRVARIGRGVASGLFLALDVYSLVKDVLDLQEGAKTASAENMRQKARELETKLEELTWIYESLQ, from the exons ATGAGCTCAAAAGATCCCAGGGACCACTCAG aGAGCCAAAACTTTTTTGAGGACGTCATTGAGTATTTCCAGGAGAGTGTGACATTGGAACAACTGCAATTCCTGCTCACTGAAGACAAACCCTGGGAGAATTTTGTGACTGAGGCAGATTTGTCCAG GGAAGAGGCAGATGTACTCCGTGAATTTCTGATCAAGCTGCAAACAAACTTGGCCAGGGAGGACCCAGACAGGCTCCAAAAATACCAGCAGGAAAAGGAGAGGTTTCTGAAGGAGTTTCCTCAGGTAAAACAGGAGCTGAAGAGGAGCATAAGAAAACTCCGTGAGCTCGCAGACAAAGTTGACAAGGTGCACAGGGACTGCACCATCTCCAATGTGGTAGCCTCCTCCACCGGCGTTGCGTCTGGTGCCCTGGGCATCCTTGGGCTAATCCTGGCACCCTTTACAGCGGGCCTCAGTCTGGGACTCTCAGCTGCTGGAATAGGGCTGGGAGCAGCAGCTGCTGTGACAGGGGTGTCCAGCATGGTGGTGGAAAAGGTAAACACGTCATCAGCAGAAACGGAGGCCAGTCATATTAACACAGCCGAAATGATTGCCTATGGATGGAATCTCTACCAAGTTAAAGACTTTGGGAGATATATTCATGCCACCAGGGTGGCCAGAGGCAACCCTCAATTTGTAGCTGCTGCTCGGCACTACCTAACCACCGGGAGAGCCTCTGTCCGAAGTGCCCAAGTGAGAGGACATGTTGGAGGCACAGCTCGGGCAGTGAGTAGAGTAGCCCGCATCGGCCGTGGAGTCGCGTCAGGTTTATTCTTGGCGCTGGACGTGTACTCCCTGGTGAAAGACGTACTGGACTTGCAGGAGGGGGCAAAGACAGCATCAGCTGAGAACATGAGGCAGAAAGCCCGGGAGCTGGAGACAAAGCTGGAGGAGCTCACCTGGATCTATGAGAGTCTGCAATAG